One Loxodonta africana isolate mLoxAfr1 chromosome 6, mLoxAfr1.hap2, whole genome shotgun sequence DNA window includes the following coding sequences:
- the TMEM37 gene encoding voltage-dependent calcium channel gamma-like subunit isoform X2 — MTAIAVQAQRLLAPRRPRRSFFESFIRTLIIVCAAMAVVLSSISICDGRWLLAEDRLFGLWHFCTTANQSEPHCLRDLSQTGVPGLAVGMGLVRSVGALAVVAAIFGLEFLMVSQVCEDLHSRRKWALGSVLLLASFTLSAGGLLSFVILLRNQVTLLGFTLMFWCQFTASFLFFLNALSGLHVNSITHPWDCPRKF, encoded by the coding sequence GCCCAGAGGCTGCTGGCCCCTAGGAGGCCCCGCAGATCCTTCTTTGAGTCCTTTATCCGGACCCTGATCATCGTGTGTGCTGCCATGGCTGTGGTCCTCTCTTCCATCTCCATCTGCGATGGCCGCTGGCTCCTGGCTGAGGACCGCCTCTTTGGGCTGTGGCACTTCTGCACCACTGCCAACCAGAGTGAGCCACACTGCCTCCGAGACCTGAGCCAGACCGGTGTGCCCGGGTTGGCCGTGGGCATGGGCCTGGTCCGAAGCGTGGGCGCCTTGGCTGTGGTGGCGGCCATCTTTGGCCTGGAGTTCCTCATGGTGTCCCAGGTGTGCGAGGACCTCCACTCACGGCGCAAGTGGGCCCTGGGCTCTGTGCTCCTCCTCGCCTCCTTTACCCTCTCCGCTGGGGGGCTCCTGAGCTTCGTGATCCTCCTCAGGAACCAGGTCACGCTCCTCGGCTTCACCTTGATGTTCTGGTGCCAGTTCACCGcctccttcctcttctttctgAACGCCCTCAGTGGCCTGCACGTCAACAGCATCACACATCCCTGGGACTGTCCAAGGAAATTCTAG